CTGCCGCGACGTCTGTCGCGCCGAGACGGGGTGCGCCGCGGGCGGGGCACGCACGCGCACGATCGCGACGGTCGTCAACCAATGCCACGCGTCGGGCGGCACGTGGACGGCGCGGCAGCGGCTCGATGTCCACCGCGACGACTGCCCGGCGGTCACGGTGACGACGGTCGAGGCGACGACACCGGCCGTCGATTTCGGGCTCTGCCAGATCTACGGCGATTCGCGCGACGGCGCAGCCGCCATGTCCATCGGCGTGTTTCAGGGGGTGGCCGTCAGCCCCGATGGGGGCACGGTCATCTTCCAGGTGACGGACGACTTCCTCGGCCAGATCCCCCTGCCCTCGCCGGCGTTCGCGCTGGCGAGCGAAGGCATTTTCGTCGTTCATTCCGACGGAAGCGGGCTGCGCCGTGTCAGAGCGCAATCGCGATGGCCTCCGTTCGCGGTGCGGACGGGGCCGTTGCCGCCCGGCGTTCGGGTCCTGGTGGCGCCGGGCTTCTCGTTCAACCCGGACGGACGGAGCGTCGTCTACACGGACGTCGGACCTGGCAGCGACGGCTCGGAGGCGCCTCAGATCTTCACGCTCGACGTCCGCACGGGCGAGCGCCGCCAGGTCACCGTGTTCACCGCCGCGTCCATAGGACCCGATCCCAATGGCAACGCCGTGAACGCCGTCTTCCTCGACGACGATCGGATCGGCGGGTTCGTCTACGACAGCGTGATGGGTCCACGGCTGTTCACCGTTCGACGGGACGGCTCCGACTTCAAGCCATTCGAGCCGCCGGTCGCCATTCCCGGGGCGCATCTCGTCGCCGATTTCCACGTGAGCGGCCTCTCGAGGGAGATCACGTCGCTCGCTCTCGACACGGTGACGGACACTCCGCAGCCTGGTCCGGTTAGAGAGGTCTTCGTTCGAGACGGTGAGAACGTTCTGCAGCTCACGAACATCGGCCGATCGGACACCATCTTCTCGATCGGGCTCGGCGGCGGCCACCAGGTCCTCTTCGCGACCTCCGGGGACCCCCTGCGGCAGAATCCTACGAACACGTGTCAGCTCTTCACCATCGACCGACTCGGTGGACACATGCGCCAGCTCACGCGCTTCCACCCGGACGGCACCTCGCCCGTGGGATGCTTCGGCGGGTACGCCCCACCGGGTTGCTCGGGGGTCCTCACCTTCACGGCCCAGGACCCGAGAACGGGAGCGATCGTCTTCGATTCGAGCTGCGATCCCTTCGGGATCAGCGCCATCGGCCAACAGCTCTTCACGATCCGGCCGAAAGGGTCCGGCTTCCGGCAGATCACGGCCTACCGCGGGGTGACGACCGACCCCGACGGCACGGTGGACGTCGAGCTGCCGGGCCCGACGGCGTACTCGGCACCATCGCTATGACGATCCGCCGCCATCGCACGAAGAGGCTGACCGCCGTGGCTGCGATGCTGTCGTTGCTGACGGGTGGTCGCTTCGCCGTCGCCGGGCCGTCGTGCGCCGCCTCCTGCGTCGCCCGCATGGCGTCCTGTCGCGCCGAGCGCTGTCGCGGCGCGACAGGCGAGGACCGCCACCACTGCCGCGACGTCTGTCGCACCGAGACTGGGTGCGCGGCGGGCGCGGCCCGCACGCGCACGATCGCTGCGATCGTGAACGAGTGTCGCGCGGCGGGCGGGAAGTGGACGACGCGCCAGCGGCTCGAGATTCGCCGCGGCGACTGCCCGCCGGTCATCGTCATGCCGCTCGAGTCGAGCGAGCCGGCTCTCGATTCCTACCCCGTCTGCCTGCTCTACGGCCTGATCCGCGTCGGCGGCGCGGCGCTGTCCTTCGGCGTCTTTCAGGGCCTTGCGGTCAGCCCCGACGGCGAAACCGTCCTCTTCCAGGTGACGGACGACTTCCTCCGGCCCCTCACGTTCGGCGGGGCTGCTGTCCAGACCCCACCGTACACGCTGGCGAGCGAGGGCATCTACGTCGTCCGCGCCGACGGCAGCGGGCTCCGCCGAATCGCGGATCAATCCCGCGACCCGCCGTTCGCCGCCAAGCCCGACCTTTCGATCGCCTACAAGGAAAGCAGCGGCTTCTCGTTCAGCCCGGATGGGACGAGCGTCGTCGCGAGCGATCGTGGACCGGGCGCCGACGGATCGGACGCACCCCAGGTCGTCATGATCGATCCCCGCAGCGGCGTGCGCCGACAGTTGACCAACTTCACCGCGTCGCAGGTCGGAGTGCCTCCAAACGGCCTTTCGCTCGATGCCTTCTTCCTCGACGAGGAACGCATCGGCGGTCAGGTCTATCTGGTCGACGGGAAGGTGCCGGGTCCGCGCTACTTCAGGATGAGGCGCAACGGCAAGGACTTCGAGTACCTCAATTTCGAGGCTCCGGTGGTAGTCGAGGGCGCGACGCTCGATACGAGCTTTCGCGTCAGCGGGCTCCTCAGCGACGTGTTCACGCTGAGGTTCGCGACCACCACCGACCAGCCCTTCCCCGGTTCCGTCCGCGAGATCTTCGTCAGCGACGGAAGGCAGCTCCTGCAACTCACGAACTACGGGCGATCGGATACCGCTTTCCCGATTCGCCTGCGCGACCGCAATCACGTCGTGTTCACGGCGTCGGCAGACCCGGTGAAGCGCAATGCGTCGAACACGTGCCAGCTCTTCAACGTCGATAGGCTCGCCGGAGGCCTCCGGCAGCTCACACGCTTCGATGGCGGACTCGCCGAGCCGGGCTGCGGGACGAGCCTTTTGGGCTGTACCGTAACGCAGGCTCTCGACGAGCAGGATCCGTCGACGGGCGCGATCGTCTTCGATTCGAGCTGCAACGCGTTCGGATCGACCGCCGTCGGACAGCAGGTCTTTGCCATCCGACCTGACGGCTCGGGCTTCCGTCAGGTCACCAACTATCGCGGGGCGACGACCGACTCCGACGGTGCGGTGTCGGTGGAGCTACCGGGTCCGGTCGCCTACCAGGCGCTCGTGCAGTAGCGCCCGCTCGGCGTCCGGACTTCATGTCCCGTCGAGGCGGAACATCTGTTCCGCCGTCGGTTACGCCCACCTCGGCGGAGGATCCCATGGCTCACATCCCGCTCGTGTGCCCGTCTGCATTCAACGTCGCCGTGGCCGGCCTCGCATTGATCGCCGGCGCGGCCGATGCCCACGGAACGGATGCATTCAGGAGGGCACGCTACGTTCAGCAGATCAGCGCCGATCCGTTCGCAGGGGCAGGCGGCTCGCAGGCCGACACGCAGCTTCAGCCGTCCGTGGCGGTCGATCCCGCCGATCCGTCGGTGGTCGTGGCGGTGTTCGCACAGGGGCACTTCAACACAGGTGGGCACGTCGATCCCGGCTTCGCGACCTCGCACGACGGCGGACGGACCTGGGCCACAGGCAACCTGCCCGACCTCACGGTGGCCGTCGGGGGCTCGTTCGAGCTGGCGGCGGATCCCGAGGTGACGTTCGGCCCGGACGGGAGCGTGTACGCGCTGACAACTGGAGTCGACCGCGCGCCCGGCTGCAGGAGCGCCGTCACCGTCCAGCGCTCCGACGACCACGGCCAGACCTTCGGCACGCCGACCTTGATTCAGGACGATACCGGCTGCTCCCTTTTCCTTGGGTTTGCCCTGAGCGACAAGGGCCGGATCACCTCCGACATCTCCTCGGTGAGCCCACGCCGTGGGCGACTCTACGGCACGTGGACCCACGAGGATCGGGCTACCTTCAGCACGCCGGTCGTCCTGCGCTTCTCCGACGACCGGGGCGCCACGTGGAGCGACCTCGTCATCGTGTCGAGTACGAGCCCGCTGGCGGGCGGCTTCGGCGCGACTCCTCTCGTTCAGCCGAACGGCGATCTGACGATCGTCTACGACGACTTCCCCCTGGGCGGGGCGTCGCGCTTCGTGGCACAGACGTCGCGCAGCGGGGGCCTCGATTTCGAGGCGCCTGTCCTGATCGCGGACGACCAGAGCCGCGAGGTGCCCGGGCTCAGCACCAAGGGCGGCGGCGTCACCTTCGTGGGCGCCGCCGTCGACCCCGTGCGCGGCGCCCTGTTCGTCGTCTGGCAGGACGGACGGCTGCGCACCGACGGTCGGAACGACATCGTGCTCAGCCGGTCGACCGACGGTGGTGCGCGTTGGGACCCACCGGCTCTCGTGAACGCCGATCCGGGAAGGGTCCGCAATCACTTCACGCCCGGTGTTGCCGCCTACGACGGAATGGTGGTCGTCACGTATACGACGCGCGACGGCGACGCGCCGTGGGTGCAGACACGCGCCAGCGTCTCCGCCGACGGTGGTACGACGTTCGGCAGGCCACATCGGCTCGGCCCGCGCGGTGACCTGCGGTTCGCCTCGACCTCGGGCGACCGTGCGATCCTCGGGGACACCATGGAGGTCACGTTGCACGGTGACACCGCGCATGCGGTCTGGGCGCGACCGGCGGCGGCGACCCGCAACAGCTCGGTCCCGTATCACCAGAGAACGTGGGCCGCGGCCATCAGCCTGCGCTCGACGTTGGGGTCCGCGGGCAACAAGTAGCTCGGCGACCGCGGCCTCCTACACCCGCGCGCCGTGCCGCGTCCGGTGCGCCTGGTGCCAGGTCTGCAGCACCACGCCGATCGAGCTCGCGAGCTCCCGCACCGCGCGCTCGTCGCGCTCGTCGAAGGCGGCCGCGCCCTGCTTGTTGAGGAGACTCATCACTGCGAACGGACGCCCGGTACGATCGCCGATCGGGACGCCGAGGATGTTCCGTGTCCGGTAGCCGGTGCGCTGATCGACCTCGGGGTTGAAGAGCGGGCTCGCATAGGCGTCGGGGACGTTCAGCGGCTCGCCCGAGCGGTAGACGTGCCCCGCGATGCCCGTCGAGGTGGGGATGCGGATCTCGATCGGCTTTCCGCCCTCGGGTTGCGCCACGAGCGAGTAGAGCTCGCTTCGCACGTCGTCGCCCAGCAGCAGTGACACGCGATCGGCGGCGATCAGCTTCCCCACCTTGCGCGTCAAGACCTCGAGCATCTGGGCGAGCATCCTCTCGAACGCCTCGTCGGCGCCGAGCGTCATCACCTCGAGGAGCTGGCTCGCCTCGCTGGTCAGGTCCTCGAGGAATCTCGTGAACTGCGCCTGCGGCATGTCGTCCACCTGCTGGGTGATCTCGACGTCACGTCCCGACTTCGCGAGCGTCGACAGCAGGCGCTGCGTGCTCGCTCGCACGGCCTCCGAGAAGCTCGACAGGCGACCTTCCTCGAGGTGGATGATCCTGTCGGCCACGTCGAGGATGCGGTTGTCGTGCGTCACCAGCACGACCGCCGTGCCCTCCTTCTTGGCGAGCGCGTGCAGGCGGTCGACGACGTCGCGACCCGACTTCTTGTCGAGCGACGCCGTCGGCTCGTCGGCGAGGATGATGCGGGGGCGCGCGATGAGCGCGCGTGCGATGGCGACGCGCTGCTTCTGCCCACCGGAGAGCTGGTCCGGGTAGTGCCGTACCTGCGCCTCGAGCCCGACCGACGCCAGCACCTCGACGGCGCGATCGCGGACGCCGCGCGGCGTGAGCCCGGCGTCCCTCGGCATCCCCACGGTCACGTTCTCCGTGACCGTGAGCGCATCGACGAGATTGTGGAGCTGGAAGATGAAGCCGATCTGCCGGCGGACCGCGACGAGCGCGGCCTCGGGCGCGCCGCAGAGCTCGTGCCCGAGCACCTTGAGACTTCCCTTCTGCGTCGCACGGAGCGCCCCCATGAGCGTCAGCAGCGTCGTCTTCCCCGAGCCGGAGGGGCCGGTGAGGATCACGATCTCGCCCGCCGTGATCTGCGCGGAGACGTCGAAGAGGATCTGCTTGCGGAGCGTGCCGGAC
This sequence is a window from Candidatus Eisenbacteria bacterium. Protein-coding genes within it:
- a CDS encoding sialidase family protein — protein: MAHIPLVCPSAFNVAVAGLALIAGAADAHGTDAFRRARYVQQISADPFAGAGGSQADTQLQPSVAVDPADPSVVVAVFAQGHFNTGGHVDPGFATSHDGGRTWATGNLPDLTVAVGGSFELAADPEVTFGPDGSVYALTTGVDRAPGCRSAVTVQRSDDHGQTFGTPTLIQDDTGCSLFLGFALSDKGRITSDISSVSPRRGRLYGTWTHEDRATFSTPVVLRFSDDRGATWSDLVIVSSTSPLAGGFGATPLVQPNGDLTIVYDDFPLGGASRFVAQTSRSGGLDFEAPVLIADDQSREVPGLSTKGGGVTFVGAAVDPVRGALFVVWQDGRLRTDGRNDIVLSRSTDGGARWDPPALVNADPGRVRNHFTPGVAAYDGMVVVTYTTRDGDAPWVQTRASVSADGGTTFGRPHRLGPRGDLRFASTSGDRAILGDTMEVTLHGDTAHAVWARPAAATRNSSVPYHQRTWAAAISLRSTLGSAGNK
- a CDS encoding ATP-binding cassette domain-containing protein — encoded protein: MADALITVAGVSHAFGSGTLRKQILFDVSAQITAGEIVILTGPSGSGKTTLLTLMGALRATQKGSLKVLGHELCGAPEAALVAVRRQIGFIFQLHNLVDALTVTENVTVGMPRDAGLTPRGVRDRAVEVLASVGLEAQVRHYPDQLSGGQKQRVAIARALIARPRIILADEPTASLDKKSGRDVVDRLHALAKKEGTAVVLVTHDNRILDVADRIIHLEEGRLSSFSEAVRASTQRLLSTLAKSGRDVEITQQVDDMPQAQFTRFLEDLTSEASQLLEVMTLGADEAFERMLAQMLEVLTRKVGKLIAADRVSLLLGDDVRSELYSLVAQPEGGKPIEIRIPTSTGIAGHVYRSGEPLNVPDAYASPLFNPEVDQRTGYRTRNILGVPIGDRTGRPFAVMSLLNKQGAAAFDERDERAVRELASSIGVVLQTWHQAHRTRHGARV